Proteins encoded together in one Pseudomonas sp. Seg1 window:
- the pvdM gene encoding pyoverdine-tailoring dipeptidase-like protein PvdM, protein MTKPRSKKALFIGLPLALAISAGAGFLAWDYWFRDNPGYPVKVMKQATELQDRILSFDSHITVPLSFGAHGNEADKDGSGQFDLIKANRGRLSGAALTVFGWPEMWNGPNAPHRPTEGFVEEARNQQEVRYKIITGMVRDFPNQVGIAYTPDDFRRLHGEGKFAIFISMLNAYPLGNDLSKLDLWAGRGMRMFGFSYIGNNSWADSSRPLPFFNDSPDALDGLSDIGKQAVHRLNDLGVIIDVSQMSTKGLEQVAQLSRTPLVASHSAPRAAVDIPRNLSDKELQLIKNSGGVVQVVGFSQYLKPLTQGTQDKLNALRARFDLPPLPNLAMALMPGDPIITAWSEQKLGQYASGLYGILEEEPKATLKDLGDAIDYTVRKIGIDHVGISSDFNDGGGIKGWENVGEIRNVTAELIQRGYSEADIAKLWGGNFMRVWDQVQKAAIPALISRQDAAKP, encoded by the coding sequence ATGACAAAACCGCGTTCGAAAAAGGCTCTATTTATCGGCCTGCCGCTGGCCTTGGCGATCAGCGCCGGCGCAGGGTTTCTGGCTTGGGATTACTGGTTTCGGGACAACCCCGGCTATCCGGTAAAAGTGATGAAACAGGCGACCGAGCTGCAGGACCGCATCCTCTCCTTCGACAGCCACATCACCGTGCCCCTGAGTTTCGGCGCCCACGGCAACGAAGCCGACAAGGACGGCTCCGGGCAGTTCGACCTGATCAAGGCCAATCGCGGCCGCTTGTCCGGCGCTGCGCTGACGGTGTTCGGCTGGCCGGAAATGTGGAACGGTCCGAACGCGCCGCATCGCCCGACCGAAGGTTTTGTCGAAGAAGCCCGTAACCAGCAGGAAGTGCGCTACAAGATCATCACTGGCATGGTCCGCGACTTTCCCAATCAGGTCGGCATCGCCTACACCCCGGATGATTTCCGCCGCCTGCATGGTGAAGGCAAGTTTGCGATTTTCATCAGCATGCTCAACGCCTATCCACTGGGTAACGACCTGAGCAAACTCGACCTGTGGGCCGGACGCGGCATGCGTATGTTCGGCTTCAGCTATATCGGCAACAACAGCTGGGCGGACTCGTCGCGCCCGTTGCCGTTCTTCAATGACTCCCCTGATGCCCTCGACGGTCTCTCCGATATCGGCAAGCAAGCGGTGCACCGTCTGAACGATCTGGGTGTGATCATCGATGTTTCGCAGATGTCGACCAAAGGTCTGGAACAGGTTGCGCAATTGAGCCGCACACCGTTGGTGGCCTCGCACTCGGCACCGCGTGCGGCCGTGGATATTCCGCGCAACCTCAGCGACAAGGAATTGCAGCTGATCAAAAACAGCGGCGGCGTGGTCCAGGTAGTCGGCTTCTCGCAATACCTGAAACCGCTGACCCAGGGCACTCAGGACAAGCTCAATGCCCTGCGCGCACGCTTCGATCTGCCGCCCTTGCCTAACCTGGCCATGGCACTGATGCCAGGCGACCCGATCATTACTGCGTGGTCGGAGCAGAAACTCGGCCAGTACGCCAGCGGCCTCTACGGCATCCTTGAAGAAGAACCGAAAGCGACCCTCAAGGATCTCGGCGACGCCATCGATTACACCGTGCGCAAAATCGGTATCGACCATGTCGGCATTTCTTCCGACTTCAACGACGGCGGTGGCATCAAGGGCTGGGAAAACGTTGGCGAAATTCGCAACGTCACTGCCGAGCTGATCCAGCGCGGCTACTCCGAAGCGGACATCGCCAAACTGTGGGGCGGCAACTTCATGCGTGTCTGGGACCAGGTGCAAAAAGCCGCGATACCGGCACTGATTTCCCGTCAGGACGCAGCCAAGCCATGA
- a CDS encoding cyclic peptide export ABC transporter, producing the protein MTKPTRGAINELFALLKPFRLIVSVSIVLGMIGGLSVTVLLATINNALHSDDGLTRTVVMIFAGLCALALLTTILSDIGTNYVGQHIIAKLRKELGEKVLSAPIDQIERYRSHRLIPVLTHDVDTISDFAFAFAPLAISMTVTLGCLGYLALLSWPMFLMMLVAIAIGTTIQAIARAKGMRGFYAARDSEDELQKHYNAIAEGAKELRIHRPRRQRMFVAGIQKTAEKICDTQIKSINTFVIAKSFGSMLFFVVIGMALALQSFWPSGDKAVMSGFVLVLLYMKGPLEHLVSTLPIISRAQIAFRRIAELSEQFSSPEPHLLLEDQGKKPGAVNSLELHNVRYAFPPVAGSEPFRLGPVNLRIEQGDIVFIVGENGCGKTTLIKLLLGLYAPTEGEIRVNDQPITALNRDDYRQNFTTIFADYYLFDDLIQGDREVPQDATRYLERLEIAHKVSVRDGAFSTTDLSTGQRKRLALVNAWLEERPVLVFDEWAADQDPTFRRIFYTELLPDLKRLGKTIIVISHDDRYFDVADQLVRMEAGKVKSELQTA; encoded by the coding sequence ATGACCAAGCCTACGCGTGGGGCGATCAACGAATTGTTCGCCTTGCTCAAGCCCTTCCGCCTGATCGTCTCTGTGTCCATCGTGCTCGGCATGATCGGCGGCCTGAGCGTCACCGTGCTGCTGGCGACCATCAACAATGCCCTGCACTCCGACGATGGCCTGACCCGCACCGTGGTGATGATCTTCGCCGGCCTGTGCGCACTGGCCTTGCTGACGACGATTCTGTCCGACATCGGCACCAACTACGTCGGTCAGCACATCATTGCCAAACTGCGCAAGGAACTGGGGGAGAAAGTGCTGTCGGCGCCGATCGACCAGATCGAACGCTACCGCAGCCATCGGTTGATCCCGGTGTTGACCCACGACGTCGACACCATCAGCGACTTCGCCTTCGCCTTTGCCCCGCTGGCGATCTCCATGACCGTCACCCTGGGTTGCCTCGGCTATCTGGCGTTGCTGTCCTGGCCGATGTTCCTGATGATGCTGGTGGCCATCGCGATCGGCACAACCATTCAGGCGATTGCCCGGGCCAAGGGCATGCGCGGTTTCTACGCCGCACGTGATTCCGAAGATGAACTGCAAAAGCACTACAACGCGATCGCCGAGGGCGCCAAGGAGCTGCGCATTCATCGCCCGCGTCGCCAGCGCATGTTTGTTGCCGGGATTCAGAAAACCGCCGAAAAAATCTGCGACACGCAGATCAAATCGATCAACACGTTTGTCATCGCCAAGTCCTTCGGCTCGATGCTGTTCTTCGTGGTAATCGGCATGGCGCTGGCCCTGCAGTCCTTCTGGCCCAGCGGCGACAAAGCGGTGATGAGCGGATTCGTGCTGGTGCTGCTGTACATGAAGGGGCCGCTGGAACATCTGGTCAGCACCTTGCCGATCATCAGCCGCGCACAAATTGCCTTCCGCCGGATCGCCGAGCTGAGCGAACAATTCTCCTCGCCCGAACCGCACCTGCTGCTGGAAGACCAGGGCAAGAAACCCGGTGCCGTCAACAGCCTGGAACTGCACAATGTGCGCTACGCCTTTCCGCCCGTGGCAGGCAGCGAGCCATTCCGCCTCGGGCCGGTCAACCTGCGCATCGAACAGGGCGACATCGTGTTCATCGTTGGCGAAAACGGTTGCGGCAAAACCACCCTGATCAAATTGCTGCTGGGTCTTTACGCGCCAACCGAGGGCGAAATCCGCGTCAACGATCAACCGATCACCGCGCTCAATCGCGATGACTACCGCCAGAACTTCACCACGATCTTTGCCGACTACTACCTGTTCGACGACCTGATCCAGGGCGACCGCGAGGTGCCGCAGGACGCCACCCGCTACCTCGAACGTCTGGAGATCGCGCACAAGGTCAGCGTGCGTGACGGTGCCTTCAGCACCACCGACCTGTCGACCGGCCAGCGCAAGCGTCTGGCATTGGTCAATGCCTGGCTCGAAGAGCGTCCGGTGCTGGTGTTCGATGAATGGGCGGCCGATCAGGACCCGACCTTCCGCCGCATTTTCTACACCGAGTTGCTGCCCGACCTTAAGCGTCTGGGCAAGACCATCATCGTCATTTCCCACGATGACCGTTACTTCGACGTCGCCGATCAACTGGTGCGCATGGAGGCCGGCAAGGTCAAGAGCGAACTGCAAACCGCTTGA
- a CDS encoding formylglycine-generating enzyme family protein, with protein sequence MKKPYASFTLKALPALALTALCAGLLPGAAQAATPPAPGKVFKDCKDCPEMVVLPTGTFTMGTPDDEVGREPDEGPRHDVTFSKPFAISRFQVLVGEWDAYVRETGNKPYDFDDRPGRRCTAGKPEFKQTARDPAVCMNVAEAQGYIDWLSKKTGHAYRLQSESIREYAARGGSTGPFPFPFDEGNNYQISKHANTYGAADGYNFTSPAGTFPANAFGVYDAHGNVYEWTADCYHKDYSGVPDDGRPWTQENCERQVMRGNDWGEAPVFSRSGNRNSSWPTSKGDWLGFRVVRDL encoded by the coding sequence ATGAAAAAGCCTTACGCCTCTTTCACCCTCAAGGCGCTGCCGGCGCTAGCCCTGACTGCGCTGTGCGCCGGTCTGCTGCCGGGGGCCGCCCAGGCTGCCACACCACCGGCGCCGGGCAAGGTCTTCAAAGACTGCAAGGACTGCCCGGAAATGGTCGTACTGCCGACCGGCACCTTCACCATGGGCACCCCGGATGACGAAGTCGGCCGCGAACCGGACGAAGGCCCGCGCCACGACGTGACCTTCAGCAAACCGTTCGCCATCAGCCGCTTCCAGGTGCTCGTCGGTGAGTGGGATGCGTATGTGCGCGAAACCGGCAACAAGCCTTACGACTTCGATGATCGTCCGGGTCGCCGCTGCACCGCCGGCAAGCCTGAATTCAAACAGACCGCCCGCGACCCTGCCGTGTGCATGAACGTCGCCGAAGCCCAGGGCTACATCGACTGGCTGTCGAAAAAGACCGGCCACGCGTATCGCCTGCAAAGCGAATCGATCCGCGAGTACGCCGCACGCGGCGGCAGCACCGGGCCCTTCCCTTTCCCGTTCGATGAAGGCAATAACTACCAGATCTCCAAACACGCCAACACCTATGGCGCCGCCGACGGCTACAACTTCACCTCCCCGGCCGGCACTTTCCCGGCCAATGCCTTCGGCGTTTACGACGCCCACGGCAACGTCTACGAATGGACCGCCGACTGCTATCACAAGGATTATTCCGGCGTACCCGACGACGGTCGCCCATGGACCCAGGAAAACTGCGAACGCCAGGTCATGCGTGGCAACGACTGGGGCGAGGCGCCGGTGTTCTCGCGTTCCGGTAACCGCAACAGCAGCTGGCCGACCAGCAAAGGCGACTGGCTCGGGTTTCGTGTAGTGCGCGACCTCTGA
- a CDS encoding PvdJ/PvdD/PvdP-like protein produces the protein MTISRRWFMAGMALTGAALPAAFYAHRELTREEFPITPGEATVDLADTAGQQLADNLRGVWDIRFSGAAAGLDGLPREGLELFLDIAHRGRGLRGYLDTGANLRSEEPARYQVVGDLAPGNGAELYWRLMRTDTLQAPPVYEFKVKLDEVWAAFGNAGSGTFTGQVSRLDRPLALPELDNHFIAIKRRFPEARERTGLNPTLLAWLVAPEHRLFHQLWHASRDKWHKLSEKKREALRGIGWQPGPRDKERDARGPSKDRNGSGIDFFFMHRHMLGKARSMQDLPSWQAFPMPQPELERDRQGFARYFDNHDGNALPPTWLTEGDDEYTKWVSDIKAAETYHSNFQVWESQYRDPRYLSKLTLGQFGSEVELGLHDWLHMRWASVARDPSNDIPVPMARDQADFAARWYAPENDFLGDPFSSHVNPVFWRFHGWIDDRIEDWFRAHERFHPGEVSRLEVNGVPWFAPGRWVEVDDPWLGPDTHGCSTVPGLQIGRSVEMDPETMKLALRITFGDEDNMADLFRKVPQRPWYARHLKVKGRQL, from the coding sequence ATGACGATCTCTCGACGCTGGTTCATGGCGGGCATGGCACTCACGGGCGCTGCGCTGCCTGCCGCTTTTTATGCACATCGCGAGCTGACCCGTGAGGAGTTTCCGATCACCCCGGGAGAGGCGACGGTCGACCTGGCCGATACGGCCGGCCAACAGTTGGCGGACAACCTGCGCGGCGTGTGGGATATCCGTTTCAGCGGAGCTGCTGCCGGACTCGATGGCTTGCCGCGCGAAGGTCTGGAACTGTTTCTCGACATTGCCCACCGTGGTCGCGGCTTGCGCGGCTATCTCGATACCGGCGCCAACCTGCGTTCCGAAGAACCTGCGCGTTACCAAGTGGTCGGCGATCTGGCGCCAGGCAACGGCGCCGAGTTGTACTGGCGGCTGATGCGTACCGATACGCTGCAAGCGCCGCCAGTCTACGAATTCAAAGTGAAACTGGACGAAGTCTGGGCGGCGTTCGGCAATGCCGGCAGCGGCACGTTCACCGGGCAAGTGTCGCGCCTGGATCGACCGTTGGCTCTGCCCGAACTCGACAATCATTTCATCGCCATCAAGCGACGTTTTCCCGAGGCTCGCGAGCGCACCGGGTTGAACCCGACATTGCTGGCGTGGCTGGTCGCGCCGGAACATCGGCTGTTCCACCAGCTCTGGCACGCCAGCCGCGACAAGTGGCACAAGCTCTCGGAGAAAAAACGCGAAGCCCTGCGCGGTATCGGCTGGCAACCCGGCCCCCGTGACAAGGAGCGCGATGCCCGTGGGCCGAGCAAGGATCGCAACGGCTCGGGCATCGACTTTTTCTTCATGCATCGACACATGCTGGGCAAGGCCCGTTCGATGCAGGACTTGCCATCATGGCAGGCGTTCCCGATGCCGCAACCGGAGCTGGAGCGTGATCGCCAGGGGTTCGCCCGTTACTTCGACAATCATGACGGCAACGCACTGCCGCCGACGTGGTTGACCGAAGGCGACGACGAATACACCAAATGGGTCAGCGACATCAAAGCGGCCGAGACCTACCACAGCAATTTCCAGGTGTGGGAATCGCAATACCGCGATCCGCGCTACTTGTCGAAACTCACCCTCGGCCAGTTCGGTTCGGAAGTCGAACTGGGCCTGCACGACTGGTTGCACATGCGCTGGGCGTCGGTGGCACGTGATCCGTCCAATGACATTCCAGTGCCGATGGCGCGGGATCAGGCGGATTTTGCCGCGCGTTGGTATGCCCCGGAAAACGACTTCCTCGGCGACCCGTTTTCCTCCCATGTGAACCCGGTGTTCTGGCGTTTCCACGGCTGGATCGATGACCGTATCGAAGACTGGTTCCGTGCTCATGAGCGTTTTCACCCGGGCGAGGTCAGCCGGCTGGAAGTCAACGGCGTGCCGTGGTTTGCGCCGGGGCGCTGGGTCGAAGTGGATGATCCTTGGCTGGGCCCGGATACCCATGGCTGCAGCACCGTGCCAGGATTGCAAATCGGGCGTTCGGTGGAGATGGACCCGGAAACGATGAAGCTCGCGCTGCGCATCACCTTTGGCGATGAAGACAACATGGCCGACCTGTTCCGCAAAGTGCCGCAGCGGCCGTGGTATGCCCGGCATCTGAAAGTGAAGGGGCGGCAACTCTAA
- a CDS encoding TonB-dependent receptor has product MSASRFMLRPLTRALLMHGATRTRLAGTGLGLALTLTAAPYVQAQEWTLNIPSQPLAQALQTLGQQTSLQIIYSPESLQGLRSSALNGRYQDDESLKAMLNGTGIRYQRDGNTVTVLGPATGSAMELAPTNVNASRLSATTEGSNSYTTGGVTIGKGVHSLKDTPQSVTVMTRKMLDDQNLNTIEQVMEKTPGITVYDSPMGGKYFYSRGFRMTGQYQYDGVPLDIGSSYVQADSFNSDMAIYDRVEVLRGAAGMMKGAGGTAGGVNFVRKRGQDTPHTQLSLSAGTWDNYRGQVDTGGPLNDAGTIRGRAVVTEQTRQYFYDVGERRDQIYYGALDFDLSDYTTLGLGMAYEDVDATPCWGGLPRYADGSDLKLSRSTCLNTAWNNQRSKRATYFGDLKHEFNDNWALKVAGVYSKNTQDMEYAFPSGSVPVGATSTNTLMIGSTFDYDQVDYGLDAYVDGKFDAFGQEHELVVGANASRSHKDDFYAVALLPQTQDVLNPNHHLPQPDQSYYLANATRGGPVDMRIKQYGAYSTARLKLADPLTFVLGSRVSWYKSETDSVSYWRGEGTPTSSQAKETGQVTPFAALLFDINDNLTVYTSYADIFTPQGNYKTINGSTLKPLIGQSYELGIKGEWFDGRLNSSFNLFRTVQKDAAQDDPACPDSTCSLNSGKVRAQGFEAEVSGEVIDRLQLLAGYTYTQTKVLEDADAGQDGVVYNSYVPRHLLRVWGDYALSGPLERVTVGAGVNAQSSNYRVSPSSGNDVTQAGYAVWNGRIGYRIDDTWSVALNGNNLFDKRYYATVGTEGWGNFYGEPRNFVMSVKADF; this is encoded by the coding sequence ATGTCCGCATCCCGTTTCATGCTTCGCCCTCTGACTCGAGCCCTGCTGATGCACGGCGCGACACGCACTCGACTGGCCGGCACCGGCCTTGGTCTGGCACTGACCCTCACCGCAGCCCCGTATGTCCAGGCTCAGGAATGGACCCTGAACATCCCATCGCAGCCACTGGCGCAGGCGCTGCAAACCCTTGGTCAGCAGACCAGTCTGCAAATCATCTACAGCCCGGAAAGCCTGCAAGGTCTGCGTTCCAGCGCATTGAATGGCCGCTACCAGGATGATGAGTCGCTCAAGGCGATGCTTAACGGCACCGGCATCCGCTACCAGCGTGACGGCAACACCGTGACTGTCCTCGGCCCTGCCACCGGCAGCGCGATGGAACTGGCACCGACCAACGTCAACGCCAGCCGACTGAGCGCCACCACCGAAGGCAGCAACTCCTACACCACCGGTGGCGTGACCATTGGCAAGGGCGTGCACTCGTTGAAGGACACCCCGCAGTCAGTCACGGTCATGACCCGCAAGATGCTCGATGACCAGAACCTCAACACCATCGAACAAGTGATGGAAAAGACCCCGGGCATTACGGTCTATGACTCGCCCATGGGCGGTAAATATTTCTACTCCCGCGGTTTCCGCATGACAGGCCAGTACCAGTACGACGGCGTGCCGCTGGACATCGGCAGCAGCTACGTGCAGGCCGACAGCTTCAACAGCGACATGGCCATCTATGACCGCGTGGAAGTACTGCGCGGCGCGGCCGGCATGATGAAAGGCGCAGGCGGCACCGCCGGTGGCGTCAACTTCGTACGCAAACGCGGCCAGGACACCCCGCACACACAACTGTCGCTGTCGGCAGGGACGTGGGACAACTATCGTGGTCAGGTCGATACCGGTGGCCCGTTGAACGACGCCGGAACCATCCGTGGTCGCGCCGTGGTCACTGAGCAGACCCGTCAGTATTTCTATGACGTGGGCGAACGCAGGGACCAGATCTACTACGGCGCGCTCGACTTCGACCTGAGCGACTACACCACCCTGGGTCTGGGCATGGCCTATGAAGACGTCGATGCCACGCCGTGCTGGGGCGGCTTGCCGCGTTACGCCGATGGCAGTGACCTGAAGCTCTCGCGCTCCACCTGCCTGAACACCGCATGGAACAACCAGCGCAGCAAGCGGGCCACTTACTTTGGCGATCTGAAACACGAGTTCAACGACAACTGGGCGTTGAAGGTCGCGGGTGTCTACTCGAAAAACACTCAGGACATGGAATACGCCTTCCCGAGCGGTTCGGTACCGGTTGGCGCCACCAGCACCAATACCCTGATGATCGGCAGCACCTTTGACTACGATCAGGTCGACTACGGCCTCGACGCTTACGTGGACGGCAAGTTCGACGCATTCGGCCAAGAGCACGAACTGGTCGTCGGCGCCAACGCCAGCCGCTCCCACAAGGATGACTTCTACGCCGTGGCACTCCTGCCTCAAACTCAGGATGTGCTGAACCCCAACCACCACCTGCCCCAGCCAGATCAAAGTTACTACCTGGCCAACGCCACCCGGGGTGGTCCGGTGGACATGCGGATCAAGCAATACGGCGCCTACTCCACGGCACGCCTGAAACTGGCCGATCCGCTGACCTTCGTCCTGGGCAGCCGCGTCAGCTGGTACAAGTCCGAAACCGACTCCGTCTCGTACTGGCGCGGCGAAGGCACACCGACCAGTTCCCAAGCCAAGGAAACCGGGCAAGTCACCCCGTTCGCCGCGCTGTTGTTCGACATCAACGACAACCTGACCGTTTACACCAGCTACGCGGATATCTTCACCCCGCAAGGCAACTACAAGACCATTAACGGTTCGACCCTCAAGCCATTGATCGGTCAGAGCTATGAACTGGGGATCAAGGGTGAATGGTTCGACGGTCGCCTGAACAGCTCCTTCAACCTGTTCCGCACCGTCCAGAAAGACGCAGCCCAGGATGACCCGGCCTGCCCGGACAGCACCTGCTCACTGAACTCCGGCAAAGTGCGCGCCCAAGGCTTCGAAGCTGAAGTCAGCGGTGAAGTCATTGACCGCCTGCAACTGCTGGCCGGCTACACCTATACCCAGACCAAGGTGCTGGAAGACGCGGATGCCGGTCAGGACGGTGTGGTGTATAACTCGTACGTGCCGCGCCACCTGCTGCGCGTCTGGGGCGACTACGCCCTCAGCGGCCCACTGGAACGCGTTACCGTCGGTGCCGGCGTCAATGCCCAAAGCAGCAACTACCGCGTCTCGCCGAGCAGCGGCAACGATGTCACCCAGGCGGGCTATGCGGTCTGGAACGGTCGAATCGGCTACCGCATCGACGACACCTGGTCCGTGGCACTGAACGGCAACAACCTCTTCGACAAGCGCTATTACGCCACGGTCGGTACCGAAGGTTGGGGTAACTTCTACGGTGAACCGCGCAACTTCGTGATGTCGGTCAAGGCTGACTTCTGA
- a CDS encoding aminotransferase class V-fold PLP-dependent enzyme: MTDRRTFLKQAGVVAAALPFGASLATPAMAATAPVASANKWTQLRQLFDQDPQAIHFANFLITSHPKPVREAIERHRAAIDQNPGLAMDWDFGVTEKREENVRVWAGKYLQAKPGQIALTGSTTEGLAMIYGSVQVRPDQEILTTEHEHYSTRNILDFRTRRDGTRVRKLKLFESPQSISLDQVLDIINRNIRPETRVLGMTWVHSGSGVKLPISDISRLVDEHNRQRDDKDRLIYVVDGVHGFGVDDLSFAQMNCDFFIAGTHKWMFGPRGTGIVCSRSEELKYVSPSVPTFSEATSFATIMTPGGYHAFEHRWAVDEAFKLHLQLGKADVQARIHQLNSYLKQRLREQSSIELVTPFDPQFSAGFTFFRVKGQDSDEVAAYLMQNRVICDAVSRDVGPVIRTAPGLLNNEAEVDRFMDILGKKLRA, translated from the coding sequence ATGACTGATCGCCGGACCTTTCTGAAACAGGCGGGCGTGGTCGCAGCCGCGCTGCCGTTTGGCGCCAGTCTGGCAACGCCGGCAATGGCAGCGACCGCCCCTGTGGCATCCGCGAACAAGTGGACACAACTGCGCCAGTTGTTCGATCAGGACCCGCAGGCGATTCACTTCGCCAATTTTCTGATCACCTCCCATCCAAAACCGGTGCGCGAGGCCATCGAACGCCATCGCGCCGCCATCGACCAGAACCCGGGGCTGGCCATGGATTGGGACTTCGGTGTCACCGAGAAGCGCGAAGAAAACGTGCGGGTCTGGGCCGGTAAATACTTGCAGGCCAAACCCGGCCAGATCGCCCTCACCGGCAGCACCACCGAAGGCCTGGCGATGATTTACGGCAGCGTACAGGTGCGCCCGGATCAGGAAATCCTCACCACCGAGCACGAGCACTATTCCACCCGCAACATTCTCGATTTCCGCACCCGCCGCGATGGCACCCGGGTGCGCAAACTCAAGTTGTTCGAGTCCCCGCAAAGCATTTCGCTGGATCAGGTGCTCGACATCATCAACCGCAACATCCGTCCCGAAACCCGTGTACTGGGCATGACCTGGGTGCATTCGGGCAGTGGCGTGAAGTTGCCGATCAGCGATATTTCGCGACTGGTCGATGAACACAATCGTCAACGCGACGACAAGGACCGCCTGATTTACGTGGTCGACGGGGTGCATGGTTTCGGTGTCGACGACTTGAGCTTCGCGCAAATGAACTGCGATTTTTTCATCGCAGGTACCCACAAGTGGATGTTCGGCCCGCGTGGCACCGGCATCGTTTGCAGTCGCAGCGAAGAGCTGAAATACGTCAGCCCGAGCGTGCCGACGTTCTCCGAAGCCACCTCCTTTGCCACCATCATGACCCCGGGCGGTTATCACGCTTTCGAGCATCGCTGGGCGGTGGACGAAGCCTTCAAGTTGCATCTGCAACTGGGCAAGGCCGACGTTCAGGCACGCATCCATCAGCTCAACAGCTATCTGAAGCAACGCCTGCGGGAACAGTCGAGCATCGAGTTGGTGACCCCTTTCGATCCGCAGTTTTCTGCCGGTTTCACCTTCTTCCGCGTCAAGGGTCAGGACAGCGATGAAGTCGCCGCCTACCTGATGCAAAACCGGGTGATCTGCGATGCGGTCAGCCGCGACGTCGGCCCGGTGATTCGTACTGCGCCCGGCCTGCTCAACAACGAAGCCGAAGTTGACCGGTTCATGGACATCCTCGGTAAAAAACTGCGCGCCTGA
- a CDS encoding efflux transporter outer membrane subunit: MKAPLTILAASLLLAACSSPAPRPDSGVQPPLAWQSPDHPGAVQGNRQWWTQFGSPELDQLVEQARLGSHDLGAAVARVRQAQASATIAGAPLLPEIKAGLNANRQKLLHGKGYSQLDVNPDNRSLDYYDAELSASYEIDFWGGKRATRDSAVFGVQASEFDRATVELTLQSGVATSYTQALALREQTRIAELNLANAQNVLHLVQTRFDAGSATALELAQQKSLVAEQQRKLPLVQQQAREALITLAALLGQPVQALSSLQQPFEQLQWPNIASGVPSDLLSRRPDIASAEARLAAAQADVTVARAAMLPKITLTASLGTGADLAADLMRTTFYNLSSGLTAPIFNNGRLSAERDKARARQDELLESYRGAIINGFADVEKALSSIRGLDEQRQWQSEELSQAQTAFDIAQSRYQAGAEDLLTVLQTQRTLYAAQDMNVQLRLSRLQASIALYKALGGGWQVI; encoded by the coding sequence ATGAAAGCGCCACTGACAATCCTTGCCGCCAGCCTGTTGCTGGCAGCCTGCAGCAGCCCTGCGCCGCGCCCCGACAGCGGCGTGCAGCCACCGCTCGCCTGGCAATCGCCTGACCATCCCGGCGCCGTGCAAGGCAATCGGCAGTGGTGGACGCAGTTCGGCAGCCCTGAACTCGATCAACTGGTCGAACAGGCGCGCCTGGGCAGCCATGACCTCGGTGCCGCCGTTGCGCGGGTCAGACAGGCTCAGGCCAGTGCGACGATTGCCGGCGCCCCGCTGCTGCCGGAAATCAAGGCCGGCCTCAATGCCAACCGACAGAAACTGTTGCACGGCAAGGGCTACAGCCAACTGGACGTCAACCCGGATAACCGCTCGCTGGATTATTACGATGCCGAGTTGAGCGCCAGTTACGAAATCGACTTCTGGGGCGGTAAACGCGCCACACGCGACAGCGCCGTGTTCGGTGTGCAGGCCAGCGAGTTCGACCGTGCCACCGTCGAGCTGACCCTGCAAAGCGGCGTCGCCACCAGCTACACCCAGGCCCTGGCCTTACGTGAGCAGACGCGTATTGCCGAGCTCAATCTGGCCAACGCGCAAAACGTTCTGCACCTGGTGCAAACCCGTTTCGACGCCGGCAGCGCTACCGCGCTGGAACTGGCCCAGCAAAAAAGCCTGGTGGCTGAACAGCAACGCAAATTGCCGCTGGTGCAGCAACAGGCCCGCGAAGCATTGATCACCCTCGCCGCCCTGCTCGGCCAACCGGTGCAGGCACTGTCGTCCCTGCAACAACCGTTCGAGCAGTTGCAGTGGCCGAACATCGCCAGTGGCGTACCCAGCGATCTGCTGAGCCGGCGTCCGGATATCGCCAGCGCCGAAGCCAGACTGGCAGCGGCCCAGGCTGACGTCACCGTGGCCCGGGCGGCCATGCTGCCGAAGATAACCCTGACAGCCAGCCTCGGCACCGGCGCCGATCTGGCGGCGGATCTGATGCGTACAACGTTCTACAACCTGTCCTCGGGATTGACCGCGCCGATCTTCAACAACGGCCGATTGAGTGCTGAACGCGACAAGGCCAGGGCGCGTCAGGACGAACTGCTGGAGTCATATCGCGGGGCAATCATCAACGGTTTTGCCGACGTCGAAAAAGCCTTGAGCAGCATTCGCGGCCTCGACGAACAGCGCCAGTGGCAAAGCGAAGAACTGAGCCAGGCGCAAACCGCATTCGACATTGCGCAAAGCCGCTATCAGGCCGGCGCCGAAGACTTGCTCACCGTGCTGCAAACCCAGCGCACCTTGTATGCGGCGCAGGACATGAATGTGCAACTGCGCTTGTCGCGACTGCAGGCGAGCATTGCCTTGTACAAAGCGTTGGGCGGCGGCTGGCAAGTCATCTGA